The Terriglobales bacterium nucleotide sequence ATGTCGATCTCGCTGACCGTGATGCAGCCGCTCTCCCCGCCTTCCAGGTCGTACTCCACCACCGGCGGCGAGTAACCCGGATGTTCTTCCTTCGCCCCGTCGCGCTTCTGGTAATGCAGCTCCTTCCGCGCCAGCAGGCTGCGCTGGGTGAAGTAGTTCCCCCGCACCCTGAAATCGCGGATCGAGACCGCCGTGACCGGCTGCATCCCCCGATTCTAGGAATCCAGCCGCACCTCTGGCTGTGCGCTATGTCACATTGAGGCCCTTAGCGGGCGTGAGCGAGCCGAACGGCAAGCGCGAGCCCGCTGCCGAAATCCTGAGGCCTCTCTTGGCCGAAGGAACTGTGGCGGAAACGCTTCGGAGTCGGACCGAACGAAGACGGGGAGACCCGCCTCCCACTGGTTTTGAAGACCAGGGCAGCCACCGGGCCACATGCGCTTCCGCTGAACTTCAGTGTAACAAGAGGACGCCGGGACCGCCGCGGGCGGCGGTCCCGGCGATGGGTCAGGCGGTCTTGCGGGCGGCGGCTTCGGCCAGCTTCTTCTTGGTGAAGTACCAGTCTTTGACGTCGTGGCCTTCGCCGCCGGCGACGCGCTTCTCGGCGTCGGACTGGGTGATGGGCGCGGGCACGATCACCGGGTCGCCCGGCTTCCAGTTGGCGGGTGTGGCCACGCCGTTGGCGTCGGCCGTCTGCAGCGCCTCGAAGACGCGCAGCAGCTCATCGATGTTCCGCCCCAGCGACAGCGGGTAATAAAGGAGGGCGCGGATCACGCCCTTGGGGTCGATGAAGAACACGGCACGGACGGTGGCGGTGTCGCTCACCGCCTCGTGCACCATGCCGAAGGCGCGGGCGACTTTCTGGTCGAGGTCGGCGATGACCGGGAATTTC carries:
- a CDS encoding peroxiredoxin translates to MSTETASQAPRIPRINEKAPEIEGKSTHGMIKLSDYGAKGKWVLLFSHPADFTPVCTTEFVEFARRYDEFEKRNVQLVGNSVDSVYAHIAWVRNIEDNFGVKVKFPVIADLDQKVARAFGMVHEAVSDTATVRAVFFIDPKGVIRALLYYPLSLGRNIDELLRVFEALQTADANGVATPANWKPGDPVIVPAPITQSDAEKRVAGGEGHDVKDWYFTKKKLAEAAARKTA